The [Clostridium] colinum genome includes the window TTTTGTTTTAACTCCTAAAACTTGATGTAATTCCCTACCACTTATAATAGGCTCTTGATTTTCGTTTAAATCAATTTTTAATAATTCATTCATTTTATTCCTCCTTAAATTCTAAAATATCATTTACAGTACAATTCAAATAGCTACACAATTTATCTAACACTTCAATTGAAATTTGATTTGTTCGTTTGTAATATAAATTTGTCAATGTAGTTCGTGATATTCCTGTGTCCCTTGAAACTGTACTTATTTTTAATAGTCTTTCTGCCAATAAAACAGAAAACTTATTGTTTATCATAGTATACATTACCTTTCTACACCTCCTTTAACGTTTAATATATTGAACATTTTATATATTGTATTATACGCATTTTTGTTTTCTTGTCAATACTTTTTTAAAAATTTATTGAAATTTTGTTCAATATATTGTACAATTAATTTTGGAGGTGATTATTTGCTTATTTGTAATCTAAATAAATTAATGGCAGAGCGTAATTTAAAAATTACTAAAATTGCTAAAGATACAGGTATATCTAGAACTACTTTAACCTCTTTAGCAAACAACTATAGTCAAGGAATTCAATTTGATACATTAAACTCCTTATGTATGTATTTAAACGTTAATATTAATGAATTTTTTGAATATATTCCATTTGATATTTATGTTTTACCCAGTTTTGAAATCGACACAACAAATTTTTCTTATTTAAATATTAACATCTTAATAAAAGAAAACTTATTTTCATATACTTGTAAGTTATTCTTTGAACTTAAATATTCTAAAGAAGATAGCACTGTATTTTTAAAACTAATCAAAGTTGAAAATATAGATGATTTTAAATCTTTTTATTCAAAACTTACGCCTATGTTACTAATATCATTCGAAGATAAGCTTATAAATAATATAGGAGTTTTTACAGAAGAAACCTTTACAGATTACTTCTATAATGAAAATGATGGTGCCATAAATTATAAATTTAATTGGAATTATATAACTAGCCCTTAGGGGCTTTTTTTATTATTTCTTTTCTATACCCCCCTTTTGTATTTAATTTTCAATGTACTTAACAACTTTTGTGTTGTAAACACATAATATCATTTATTTTTTAGTTTGTCAACTATTATTTTTTAATTTTTTTTATTTTTTTAAGTTGACAAACACAAATTTTAAAAGTATTATATAAAAATGGAGGTGAATTAATGGAAATATATGAAAGAATTGTTTTGTTAAGAAGAGAGTTAATAAAAAATTCTAATGGTAAAAAATTAAGTCAAGCAGAATTTGCTAAAAAAATAGGGGTTAGTCGAGATGTTATTGGAAATATTGAATATAACCGAGCACCTATTAAAGAACATATGCTCAAACTCATTTGCCAAACATTCAACGTCAATGAAGACTGGCTACGTAATGGTAATGAGCCTATATTTATTGAGAATTCTAATGATATATTAGAAGAATTCTTGAAAAAATATGAACTAAGTGAATTTATGAGCAATATTGTACGAAGATATTTGAATTTAAGTCCTGAATATCAACAGATGTTTGAAAAGTTTATTAAAGAAATGGTAAAGGAATTAAATTCTTCTGAGAATTCAAAAAAAGAAATAATACCTAACATTAATGAATTTAAAAAGCAAGAAAAACCTAAACAAGAACAAGAACTTGTCCAAATTATAGCTCGTGGGGAAGGTGTTACATACATTACAAAAGAAGAATTTGAAGAATTAAAAAGAAATTCGACAATGATAGACCCAGAAGATTATGACAAATACTTTTAAATATGGTATAATATAATTACCTAAATAATAATAGCTACACTCTACGATATACTCATTATTACTATTTAATAATTTTAGTATAAAGGAGTGTAGCTATTTATGTATAAAGCTTACAAAATTTCTCGTGATAGAGCTTGGCAAACTTTAATTGAAACAAATGTTAATGTCTTACCTGTTGACTTAAAACACATACTTAAATTTTATGGAATAAGAGTTGCTTTATTAGATTCAAATACTAAGCAAGCATTTATTGAAAACAATGTAATGTACATAAACAAAAATCTTTCAAAAGCAAGAGGGCGTTTTACCGTTGCTCACGAATTAGGACACATATTATTAAATCATAAAGATTTATCACACACAATACATAATGAAAACAATAATAAAAATATTGAAGAGTTTCAAGCTAATATTTTTGCTAGAGGGTTATTGATGCCCGCTATCGTTTTAAAAGAAATAAACTGTATTGATGCACAAGATATAGCTAATATATGTAATGTATCGTTACAATCCGCACAATATCGTTCTGAAAGAATGCAAGAACTATTAAAGAGAAATAAGTTCAATCTAAGCCCTCTTGAAAAACAAGTTTATAGTAATTTTAAAGATTTTGTTAATAATAATAAAATATAAAATTTTTAATTGCATTTTATAAATTTATGTAAAAAAGACTTAGTGTTAACTAAGTCTTTTTTCTTTTATGTAAATTTATATTTTAGTATTTCTTTATTTTTTACAATATCCCTTTTTAACCTTGCCTCATATTTTAAGCTTTTATTTCTTCTTGTTGACAATTTACCTATATTTATTACAATAGATTGCAAATTTCTAAAAGGTTTCATTTTTTTTAATAGATACTTATAATACAAAAATGGCTTTCTAACTTTTAAAATTATTTCTGTTATTTCAACACAATAAGATAATATATCTTTAACTTCTTTTATATTTTGATTATCATTTTTAACTAATTCTATTAAATCATTAATAATATTAGCAATATCTAAATTATCACTTTCTTTATCATTATAAACTTTAATTTGCTTAATATCTTTTATATCTTTTATTTTAAACAATTCATTAATTTTTAAATCTAACAAATTTTTAAGATACTTATAATTATCTAAATTAACATTTTCATTTAAATCATTGTATATATTTATAGCATCATATATATTATTTCTAACTTTATAAGTATACTTTTTATTCTTATATTTTTTAGCTAAACGAAGATAGTAAATACTAGAAGCTAATAAAATACCTATAATAAAATTTATTAACATATTAATTACCACCTTTCATTTCTAAACTTTTAAGCTTATCTAATTCATATTCTAAATTCCTAAATTCTTCTTTCAATAAATTATTTTCATATTTTAATGTTATATTCTCTTCTTGTAATGTGCTATTTTCTCTTGATAATACATTAATAACATTTTTTAATGAATTATTTTCATTTTCAATCTTTATATAAAAATCTCTTTCTTCTTTTTTAGCTTTTCTTTTATTATTTATATATTTTTTGTATATTATCTTAAGTAAATATACAAATAAAATACCTATAATAATTGCTCCAGGCTTTAATCCTAAAAAATCTATTATGGATTGAAATAAAATGCCATCCATCACAAGCTCCTTTGTAAATTTAAATATTAGATATACTAAAATAATATCATTTTATAACATAAATGTCAATATATACTAAATAATAATAAATAGCCAAAAACTTATTAATATATTTACAAATTGCTTAAATTAAACTATAATTTTATATAAAATAAATTTTTAAAAAAATAAGCTAACCCCAGGGACAAAGGAATTCTAAAGTAAAAACTCTACTCTCATTTCGAGAACCCAGCCTTATCCTTCACAAGTTAACTTACTTTCATAATAACATTATATACTCTAGATGTCAATATTATTCTATAATTTTATAAGTTAATTTTACAAATTATGTATTTTATAGATAATAAAAATATATAGAAAGGAGATTAAAATGTCATACTGTATCTATTTAAGAAAATCAAGAAAAGACCAAGAATTAGAAGCACTAAGTGAACTAGAAACTTTACAAAGACACTATGATGCTCTAATAAAAATGGCTAGAGAAAAAAACTTAAATATAGTTAAAATTTATAAAGAAGTTATTTCTGGTGAAAGTATAGATGCTAGACCTGAGATGCAAAAACTATTAGATGATGTATCTAACGGTATTTACAAAGGTGTATTAGTTATGGAGGTAGAACGTCTAGCTCGTGGTAATACAATAGACCAAGGTATAGTAGCTGAAGCATTTAAAGTTTCTAATACTAAAATAATAACACCAGCTAAAATATATGACCCTAACAATGAATTTGACGAAGAATATTTTGAGTTTGGTTTATTTATGGCAAGACGTGAATATAAAGTAATAAATAGAAGAATACAAAGAGGTAGGCTTGCCTCTGTAAGTGAAGGCAAATATATTGCAAGCACTGCACCCTATGGGTATGATAAAGAAAAAATTAAGCTAGGTAAAGGATATACTTTAAAAATAAATGAAGCACAATCTAAAATTGTTAAATTAATTTATGAATTGTATTTACAAGGTTTATCATTAAATGCAATAGCAACTAAACTAGATACAATGTGCAAACCTTTAAATTCAAAGTATTGGTCTAGGTCTACAATAAAAGATATTTTAACAAATCCTGTTTATATTGGTAAAATACGTTGGGGACATAGAAAAGAAAAGAAAATATATGAAGATGGTAAAATAAAAAAATCAAGAACACCTAACAATGATTATCAACTTATTGATGGACTACACCCTCCTATAATAGAAGAAAATACTTTTTATGAAGTACAAAAAATGTTTAAAGATAGTTATAAACCACCTGTTTGTTCTAATAAAGAGCTTAAAAACCCTTTTACTAATTTAGTATTTTGTAGTAAATGTGGTGCTAGATTAACTAGAGTTAGTAGCAATACAAAAGATAACTATTATAGTTTAAAATGTCCAACTAAAAACTGTAAAACTGTTCCTATACCCATATATTTATTAGAGCAACATTTAATTCCTATATTAAAGTCTTGGGTTGAAGATGAAACATTAATATTTAAACAAAAAGAAAATTTAAACAATAGTTTATCAACAGTTCACAGCTCATTAATATTAATAAATCGGGAAATAGAAAAAATAGAAAAGCAAATAGAAAATATACATAACCTATTAGAACAAGGTATATATAGTATTGATGTATTTATGTCTAGAAACAAAAAATTAAAAACTGAATTAGATGAATTATCTTCAAAACAATTTAAATTAATAGAAGAAGAAAACAAAATAAATAATATGGAAACTACAAAAAGAGAATTTATACCAAAAGTTCAAAATTTAATAAATCTATATGGTACAATAGAAGATGCTAGTTTAAAAAATAAACTATTAAGTGAAGTTATATACAAAATAATTTATCAAAGAGATACTAGAACAAAGAAAAATCAAAGAGACTTAGCTATGTTTAATATAACTGTTTATCCTAGCTTTTTTAAAGAATAAATAACATATATCTTGTATGGGGTTATACTTATGGTGAACCAATGGCTGTTGCTCCTATAAATAAAGTTAAACAAGTTTTAGATTATGCCATAACTGTAATACCACCCGAAAAGATATTTATGGGTATACCAAATTATGGTTATGATTGGCCTTTACCTTTTATAAAAGGGGTTACAAAAGCTAAAAGCATTGGTAATGTAGAAGCAATAGATATAGCTAGAAAAAATAATGCTGAAATATTATTTGATGAAATAGCAAAAGCTCCTTATTTTTATTATTATGATAACAATAATATAGAACACGTAGTATGGTTTGAAGACGCTAGAAGTATATATGAAAAATTAACAACTGCATTTAGTTATGGGTTTATTGGTGTTGGTTATTGGAATATAATGAGACCTTTTCCTCAAAATTGGCTTGTGCTTAGTCAACTTTTTGATATATACAAAATAACTAAATCTATATAAATTAATTTATAATATTTTGTTATCAAACTATAAAATATAAAAAGTTGACAGTAATAAAATTTACTATCAACTTTTTATATATTTTATTTGAAATATTTATTTATAACATCCCAAGTTTTATTATTTTCGTGTCCTCTTTTCCAACCTGCAATACCCTTAACATCTAGTTTTCTTGCCACTTTCATTCTTTCTTCCATAGACTTTTCATCTTCTAACCATATTTTTTTCGTACTTCCGTCGGAATAATATTCCCCATAATATTGTTTTGTCTTTTCATCCCATATAATTTTAGCATTATTATCTTCTAACAATTTTTTTGCATCTTCCATTTTTAAAGATTTAGAAACAACTGATATAGATCCGTTAGGATTTTTTGTTTCTGTCCAAACTCGAGTATAAAAAGGTACTCCCATAATAAGTTTGTCTTTTGGCACTAATTTTGTTGCCTCTGTCATATATTTTTCTGCCCACGGTAAAGAAGATACCGACCCACTTTCTTTACTTGTACTATAATGTTCATCATAAGCCATAATTATTACATAGTCAACTATTTTTCCTACTTCTTCCATTTGATAATGTGTAGTCCACGGTGTAGGTACATACATATCTACAGATACAACAAGTCCATTTTGTTTAAATATTGGTGTTGCTTCTTTTATAAACTGTAAATAATAAATTCCGTCTACTTTGGCAACATTTTCAAAGTCTATATTAATACCATCTAAACTATATTTTTTTGCATATTCTACAAGAGTGTTAATTATTTTCGTTCTTTTTTCTGGATTGCTTAAAGTATCGTGTGTTATAACTGCATCAAAGCTATTAGACACAAGCCCCCAAAGCTGATAACCCTGTTCTTTTGCCCATTTAGCATATTCTATACTACCTTTATCTTCTACATCACCTTGGCTATTTTTTATTTCAAACCACGTAGGGCATAAAACATCTAATCCATTTATAGGCTTTCTTTTTTGTTCACTATCATTTATAGGCTTTGAAGTTTGGTCCCAAACAATTTTTATACCATCTTGTTTTTGATTTGCAACTGGTTCTACAAAATTTGTTGTTGTTTCTGTTGTAATATCTGTTGTTGCTTGAGTATTATTCACTATTGTATTATTTTCTACCTTATCTATTGGTGTTTCTATTACAACAGTTCTTATATTGTTGTCCCATTCTACACTATATCCTATACTATCTGATATAGCTCTTATAGGTACCATTGTATAACCATTTATTATTTTTGCTGGCACGTCCAACTTTATAACATCTATGCTATTTTTTATGGCCTCATTACTATTTATTTTAAAAACTACCGTATTTCCATCTTTTTTAATAGTAGCTTCTTTATCTTTTTCATTCCATAATATTTCTGCATTCATTTCTTCAAAAACATCTCTTAATGGAACAAGTGTCCTACCGTCTATTATGATAGGCTCCATTTTAAAATTTTCTATTGGCTTACTATCAATAGTAATATATATTTTTTGTGAACTATAATTATGTACTTTACCGTCATATGTAAGTTTTAAATTTACCCATTCATTAGATGGAGTAGATGCAAATATAGTAAAATTACTTAATAATGTAAACATTATTATAGTAAAAACATTAATTATTTTTTTCATATTTCCTCCTTTGTGTACTTTATTATTGCTTATATATTATAATTTTTTTATTATTAAATCAACCTGTAAATAATACCATAAATTTATATATGTTTAATACTATTTATAATTTAAATTTATATTATGTAATACATACCCCACCTAAAACTTTAGATGGGGTAATTTATATTAAATATTGTTTTCTATTTTTTTAATATTTTCTTCATCTTCTTCAGATAAAAGTTTTTCTGTTTCGTTAAAATATGCTTGTATTATTTTTTCTATAACTTTTTCTTTAGATGTATCTTCAACATTAAGTGCTACTATTTTTTCTAACAATTGTTGTTGTTCATCTTCAATCTCTCTCATTCTAGTTTCAATTCTTTGTTTTTTAGTGTCAATTTCTTTAAAATAAGCTTTTTGGTTATCTATATTTATAGATTTTGCAAAAGATTCTAAAGAACCATTTGATATAGTTATATTTTTTTCACTTAAAAAATATTCTAATTGTTCTTGCACTTCATAAACTAACTTTCCTAAGTTATCATATCTAGTTACGATATGTTTATAGTTATTAAAATCATCTAAGTTTGTTTTTAAAGCACGAGAATTTTTTACGTTATATTTATTATACGTATAATTTAAAAAATTTATATAATAAGAATATACCACTGTTTTTTTATTTAATAATGACACTAACTTAGCTTGCTTTTTTTCGTTTAATTTTAGCTCAAAAATAATTTTTTTTCTAAAAGCATAAATAAGAACTATTGTAAAAACTAATGTTATACAAAGAATAGATAAAGATAAAAATACAGATTCATTTAAAGATACAGATATTAATGTTAATACAATTATAGCTAATCCAAGAACTATTGATATAGCAAATGAAAACTTATGCAATACTTTATATGCAAATTGTAGCCTTTCTCTATCTAAAACTGTACGTTCTTTTTCATCTCTTATTAAATTTATATCTCTAGATAAAAGTCTTTTAGAATTTTCTGCATCTTCTATTTGATATAGAGCATCATGAGCATCTTCTTCTAATGTTTCTAGTTTATTTATAGAGCTATCAAAATCTCCCAATTGGTATCTTATAGCTTTTCTTTCATTATTAAGCTGTACAAATTTTGTAATAAGAGATTTTAAATACTTTGTATCTTCTTCTGATAAATTATCATAACATTTTAAATCTTCTAAAATAGTTTCGCATTCTTTTCTTTTTTTATCTAAATATAATCTGTGTCTATCAAGCTTAAGGCTATCATCACAAAGCTCCACAGCTTTAAGAACTTTATCATCATCTTCACTGTCTTCTAATAAAAAAACATATTCTCTAAATTTAGAATATTCATAAGAATATTCGTTTAATGTTTGTCTAGAATCTAATACCTCTTCTGTTCTAAACTTAGACAAAAAACGATTTAATAAACCCTTTTGCTCCTTTTCATCTGATGTATCTATATAGCTATTTTCGTTTTTTAATAGGCTATTATCTATCTCTTGCTCTAAGGCACTGTCAAAGCTGTTTTCCTTATTGCTTGAAATCATTTTTTAAGCCCCCTTTGTTATTATTTAATATTATAACTATACATATAATATTTTCAAATATATTATATTATATTCTACTTTTTTTTACAATAGTTTTTAAAAATATAATTATTTAATAAATAAAAAATAGCTTATATATAGTAAATATAATAAGCTAGATAATAATATATCTAGCTTATTTTTTTATTATTTTAAAATATCTTTTGTTATATCTTGTGGTATTACAAATTCTACTGTGCCCATAGAACCTGGTGCAACTTCATACTCATCAAAACATAATACTAAATTCTTGTCTTTGTTAAAATAAAAATTTTGATTTTCTTTTATTTGTTTAAAATCATTTTCTGGCATATCTGAATCTATAAAATAAGATTTGTTAGTATCTTGTTTCATTTGTTCTCTCATTTGTTCTTTAATATTTTGGCTTAAAACTTCTACATAATTACTATCTGCTTTAAATATGTCTTTAAGCTCTATTATATTGCCTTTTTCTTTATCTACGTTATATATTTTTGAATACATATATCCACTTGCGTTTATTTCTGTACCTTTTATTCTTAAACTAAATAATTTTTCATCATCTGTAAGCGTATCATAAGTTATATCTAAGCTTTTATTGTCTCCTTGTTTAAATTCTTTTTTAAACTCTTCTGTAAGATTTTTTATATATTCATCTGTTGATTTATTAAGTTCATCTAAAGATTTATTATTGTTAGCATCTGTAGCAACTGGTGCTTCTACGCTAATATTTTTATCTTCTTCACTATATTTATTTATAGTAATAACATCTACTATTTTTCCTATAACTGGTATTTTGCTCATAGCTAAAGCTATATTTTGGTTTAAATTTGGTAAAGCAACAAATATAGCTATCACTGCAACAGATGCAATAGATAAATATTTTAATTTATTTTTTTCATTTTCTTTTTTAGCTTGTTCAATACTTTTTTTCATAAGAAACACTCCTTCTTCTTTTACATTAATATTATCATATTCTTTTTTTAGTTTTTCTATTATATCCCTATCTTCCATATTATACCTCCCCAACAATACTTTTCAATTTATTAAGACAACGATATAACTTTGATTTAGCTGTATTAACATTTATGTTTAATACATTGGCAACATCTTCTATTTTTAAATCTTCAAAAAATCTTAATATAACAATAGCTTTTTCATCATTATCTAAACAATTTAAAGCATTTTTTAAATCTATATTTTCATATTTGTCCTCAAAAGGTATATTAGTTTCATATATATCTTCTGTTATATGTATATTTTTTGATAAAAAAGTTTTACATTGATTTATAACTATTCTATATATCCAAGTATCTACATACTTATCTTCTTTTAATAAATTCGCATTTTTAATAGCCTTATATGAACACTCTTGTATTATGTCCATAGCATCTGCTTCATTCTGAACATAAGAAAATGCTAATTTATAATATTTATTATAATTTTTTAGGAGAGTATTTTCTATTAGGTATACCTTAGTTTTTTTCATTATCAAATTCACCTCCTATATATTAGACTATATTATATTAAATAAAGTTTCAAATTTTTTAAATATTTTTTATTTAAATTTTAAAATATATGTATACAATACAAATAATTGTTAAAAATAATATTATCACATACAACATTTAGGAGGAAAATATGGAAATATTAAAGGTTTCAGCAAGTTCACAACCAAAGTCTGTTGCTGGTGCAATAGCGGCAATAGCAAGAAATAATAAAAAAATAGAAATAGAAACAATAGGTGCTGGTGCAGTAAATCAAGCTGTCAAAAGTATTGCAATAGCTAGAGGATATGTTGCTCCAAATGGAATAGAGCTTATATGCACACCTGCATTTTCTCAAATAGATGTAGACGGTGAATTAAAAACATCTATTAAATTTGTTGTAGAAAAAAGATAGTTATATAATTAATATCTACCTGTAAAAATCCCCTATAAAGATATAATAATCAATTTTTTGAATACTTCCGTATTCAAAAACAAGTATTCCTAAAATTTATCAAAATTAAGTCATACCTTAATTGTAATAAAAATAATGCTGTAGAAAAAATCTACAGCATTATTTTTATATATTCTCTATTTGCCAATCTATTTCTTTTAAACCATTTTGTTTTAAAAATTGATTTGTTTTAGAAAAAGGTCTACTTCCAAAAAATCCTCTACTAGCAGAAAGAGGGCTTGGATGAACAGATTTTAATATTAAATGCTTATGATTTGTTATAAGTGGTATTTTAGATATAGCGTTATTGCCCCAAAGGATAAAAACAACTGGACTTGTTTTTTCATTTAAAACTTGAATTATTTTATCTGTAAATATTTGCCAACCAATATCCTTATGAGAATTAGGGTTACTATCTATCACTGTTAATGTTGTATTTAAAAGTAATACCCCTTGCTCTGCCCATTTTTTTAAATATCCATTGTTGGGTATGTATAGTCCTAAGTCTGTAGATAGTTCTTTATATATATTTTGCAAAGATGGTGGTATTCTTATCCCTTTATTTACAGAAAAACTAAGCCCGTGAGCTTGTCCTTTTTGATGATATGGGTCTTGCCCTAATATTAACACTTTTGTATCTTCATAACTAGTATAGTGTAATGCGTTAAATATATCTTGCATAGGTGGGTATACTATTTTAGTTTTATAGTCATGTTTTAATTTTTCTCTAAGATTTAAATAATAATTTTTTTTAAATTCTTCATCTAAATAATTTTTCCAATCATTTTTTAATATTTCTGCCAAAAATTAATCACTCCTTTTTTATAATAACCCCATTAACATATTTTGAATAATCTTCTATAATTTTATAATACATTTCTTCTATTAAATTATAGTCTTTTTCTACAACATTATTATCGCTATTTATAAAAGCAACTTCAACAAAAATATTTTTCATATAATCCTCTATCTTTTTTTAAGTTAATATATGATTATATGCGTTTGTATTATTCATTATTTTAATATTAAACCCATTATAACATATATTTATATTATATTAAACATTTTTTAGGAGATTTTATGAAAAAAGCCGTTGCATATGTTAGAATGTCTACCGATAAACAAGACTATTCCATAGAAAGTCAAAAAAGAACTATTGATGAATATGCTAAAAAAAATAACTATTTGATAATAAACTATTTTGAAGATAAGGGCATATCTGGTAGAGATGCTGAAAAAAGACCAGCCTTTATGGAAATGATAGAAGAAAGCAAAAAATCTTATTTTGATTATGTTCTTATATATGATAGCTCCCGTTTTGCTAGAAACTTAGAGCAATCTTTAATATATAAATCTATATTAAAAAAAAATAATGTAAATTTAATTTCTATAACTGAACCTACATTAGATGATGATAGCCAACTTATAGCAGATGCCCTATTTGGTGCTATGAATGAAATGTATTCTAGAAAATTATCCAAAGTTGTAAAACGAGGTATGATAGAAAAAGCTCTAAAAGGTGAATATATCTCTTGTGCTCCTTATGGATATTATAAGCCTAAAAATAAACCTCTTGTTATAATAGAAAAAGAAGCCTCTATTGTAAAAAAAATCTTTCAAGAATTTTTAAATGGTAAATCTACCTATGCAATAGCTAAAATATTAAATGAAAATAATATAAAAACAAAAAAAGGCAATAGCATAGATACTCGTTTTATAAAAAAAATTTTAACAAATCCTACATACAAAGGTTATTATAGATTTGAAACCGACGGAAAAGTTATTTTAAATAAATCAAATCATATTCCTATTATAGATGAAAATATATTTGACCAAACTCAAAATATATTTAATAATAATATAAAAAGAATAAATAGTAAAAAAAAGCCTTTAGAATATAATAAACATTGGCTTGTAGGTATAATGAAGTGTATTTATTGTAACAATACTTTTGTTTATGCAAAATATTATAACAATAGACAAGATAGATTTAGATGTGGTGGTTATACTTGTGGAAAATGTGATAGCTCTTTTTCTATTGGTATATACAATATAGAAGATATAGTTTTAAAAAAAATTGAAGAAAACTACCCTAACAAAACATATAAAGTAAAAATAAAAAATGATAATAGACAGAAAAAATATAATATGTTAAAAGATATAGAAAAATACAAAAATGCTTTAGAAAGGGCTAAAAATGCCTACCTTTTAGGCATTGATACGGTAGATGAATATAGCCAAAATAAAGTTTTTTTTACAAATAAAATAAAAACATTAGAAAAAGAATGCCTTAATATAAAAGAGGATAATAAAAATATAGATGAAATTTCTATATTAAATGTTTTAAAAGGTAATTATGATATGA containing:
- a CDS encoding recombinase family protein, whose amino-acid sequence is MSYCIYLRKSRKDQELEALSELETLQRHYDALIKMAREKNLNIVKIYKEVISGESIDARPEMQKLLDDVSNGIYKGVLVMEVERLARGNTIDQGIVAEAFKVSNTKIITPAKIYDPNNEFDEEYFEFGLFMARREYKVINRRIQRGRLASVSEGKYIASTAPYGYDKEKIKLGKGYTLKINEAQSKIVKLIYELYLQGLSLNAIATKLDTMCKPLNSKYWSRSTIKDILTNPVYIGKIRWGHRKEKKIYEDGKIKKSRTPNNDYQLIDGLHPPIIEENTFYEVQKMFKDSYKPPVCSNKELKNPFTNLVFCSKCGARLTRVSSNTKDNYYSLKCPTKNCKTVPIPIYLLEQHLIPILKSWVEDETLIFKQKENLNNSLSTVHSSLILINREIEKIEKQIENIHNLLEQGIYSIDVFMSRNKKLKTELDELSSKQFKLIEEENKINNMETTKREFIPKVQNLINLYGTIEDASLKNKLLSEVIYKIIYQRDTRTKKNQRDLAMFNITVYPSFFKE
- a CDS encoding glycosyl hydrolase family 18 protein encodes the protein MAVAPINKVKQVLDYAITVIPPEKIFMGIPNYGYDWPLPFIKGVTKAKSIGNVEAIDIARKNNAEILFDEIAKAPYFYYYDNNNIEHVVWFEDARSIYEKLTTAFSYGFIGVGYWNIMRPFPQNWLVLSQLFDIYKITKSI
- a CDS encoding stalk domain-containing protein; the encoded protein is MKKIINVFTIIMFTLLSNFTIFASTPSNEWVNLKLTYDGKVHNYSSQKIYITIDSKPIENFKMEPIIIDGRTLVPLRDVFEEMNAEILWNEKDKEATIKKDGNTVVFKINSNEAIKNSIDVIKLDVPAKIINGYTMVPIRAISDSIGYSVEWDNNIRTVVIETPIDKVENNTIVNNTQATTDITTETTTNFVEPVANQKQDGIKIVWDQTSKPINDSEQKRKPINGLDVLCPTWFEIKNSQGDVEDKGSIEYAKWAKEQGYQLWGLVSNSFDAVITHDTLSNPEKRTKIINTLVEYAKKYSLDGINIDFENVAKVDGIYYLQFIKEATPIFKQNGLVVSVDMYVPTPWTTHYQMEEVGKIVDYVIIMAYDEHYSTSKESGSVSSLPWAEKYMTEATKLVPKDKLIMGVPFYTRVWTETKNPNGSISVVSKSLKMEDAKKLLEDNNAKIIWDEKTKQYYGEYYSDGSTKKIWLEDEKSMEERMKVARKLDVKGIAGWKRGHENNKTWDVINKYFK
- a CDS encoding sigma-70 family RNA polymerase sigma factor, coding for MKKTKVYLIENTLLKNYNKYYKLAFSYVQNEADAMDIIQECSYKAIKNANLLKEDKYVDTWIYRIVINQCKTFLSKNIHITEDIYETNIPFEDKYENIDLKNALNCLDNDEKAIVILRFFEDLKIEDVANVLNINVNTAKSKLYRCLNKLKSIVGEV
- a CDS encoding helix-turn-helix domain-containing protein, whose amino-acid sequence is MYTMINNKFSVLLAERLLKISTVSRDTGISRTTLTNLYYKRTNQISIEVLDKLCSYLNCTVNDILEFKEE
- a CDS encoding helix-turn-helix domain-containing protein, encoding MEIYERIVLLRRELIKNSNGKKLSQAEFAKKIGVSRDVIGNIEYNRAPIKEHMLKLICQTFNVNEDWLRNGNEPIFIENSNDILEEFLKKYELSEFMSNIVRRYLNLSPEYQQMFEKFIKEMVKELNSSENSKKEIIPNINEFKKQEKPKQEQELVQIIARGEGVTYITKEEFEELKRNSTMIDPEDYDKYF
- a CDS encoding RsiV family protein, which gives rise to MEDRDIIEKLKKEYDNINVKEEGVFLMKKSIEQAKKENEKNKLKYLSIASVAVIAIFVALPNLNQNIALAMSKIPVIGKIVDVITINKYSEEDKNISVEAPVATDANNNKSLDELNKSTDEYIKNLTEEFKKEFKQGDNKSLDITYDTLTDDEKLFSLRIKGTEINASGYMYSKIYNVDKEKGNIIELKDIFKADSNYVEVLSQNIKEQMREQMKQDTNKSYFIDSDMPENDFKQIKENQNFYFNKDKNLVLCFDEYEVAPGSMGTVEFVIPQDITKDILK
- a CDS encoding ImmA/IrrE family metallo-endopeptidase, which produces MYKAYKISRDRAWQTLIETNVNVLPVDLKHILKFYGIRVALLDSNTKQAFIENNVMYINKNLSKARGRFTVAHELGHILLNHKDLSHTIHNENNNKNIEEFQANIFARGLLMPAIVLKEINCIDAQDIANICNVSLQSAQYRSERMQELLKRNKFNLSPLEKQVYSNFKDFVNNNKI
- a CDS encoding helix-turn-helix domain-containing protein — its product is MAERNLKITKIAKDTGISRTTLTSLANNYSQGIQFDTLNSLCMYLNVNINEFFEYIPFDIYVLPSFEIDTTNFSYLNINILIKENLFSYTCKLFFELKYSKEDSTVFLKLIKVENIDDFKSFYSKLTPMLLISFEDKLINNIGVFTEETFTDYFYNENDGAINYKFNWNYITSP